In Candidatus Gastranaerophilales bacterium, one genomic interval encodes:
- the fmt gene encoding methionyl-tRNA formyltransferase, with protein sequence MEANKKIKVVFLGTPQIACKPLAYLLGCEDIEVMSVISQPDKPAGRGHKFCAPPVKAMVDGQIEVCQPFCIRKDEFLIDSLKNLNPDFLITVAFGQILSQEVLDIPKYGTVNLHASLLPKYRGANPIARAIANGETETGVTTMLTSIGVDEGHILQVRKFGIGPDDTTLDLAIKIADIGGEILHTSMIGLANGHIIPQQQNHSEATFAPKFSKEEFIIDFNKSAREIHNLTRALCPRPNSQTTFNGVLLKITETKVIDRQTSASPGEIIQVAKEGVYVATGDGVLLISRIKPESKKEMNAFDWTCGSSSCITTGARFN encoded by the coding sequence ATGGAAGCCAACAAGAAGATTAAAGTTGTTTTTCTCGGAACTCCTCAAATAGCATGTAAGCCTTTGGCGTATTTGTTGGGCTGTGAAGATATTGAGGTTATGAGTGTAATTTCACAGCCGGATAAACCTGCGGGCAGAGGGCATAAGTTTTGCGCTCCGCCTGTGAAGGCTATGGTAGACGGGCAAATTGAGGTTTGTCAGCCTTTTTGTATACGAAAAGATGAATTTCTGATTGACAGTTTAAAGAACCTTAACCCTGATTTTTTAATAACAGTGGCGTTTGGGCAAATTCTATCGCAGGAAGTTCTGGATATTCCAAAATACGGAACCGTTAATTTGCATGCATCTCTTTTGCCAAAATACAGAGGGGCTAACCCTATAGCAAGGGCAATTGCCAATGGCGAAACAGAAACAGGTGTTACCACAATGCTGACAAGTATCGGAGTTGATGAGGGGCATATTCTGCAGGTTAGAAAATTTGGTATCGGACCTGATGATACAACATTAGATTTGGCGATTAAGATTGCCGATATAGGGGGTGAGATTTTGCATACTTCAATGATTGGACTTGCAAACGGCCATATAATACCTCAACAGCAAAATCACTCCGAAGCTACGTTTGCACCTAAATTCTCAAAAGAAGAATTTATTATAGACTTTAATAAATCTGCTCGGGAAATTCATAATTTAACAAGAGCGTTATGTCCAAGACCTAACTCTCAAACGACTTTTAACGGAGTTTTGTTAAAGATTACAGAAACAAAAGTTATAGACAGGCAAACATCAGCTTCGCCGGGTGAAATCATTCAGGTTGCAAAAGAAGGCGTATATGTAGCAACGGGTGACGGGGTTTTGCTCATATCAAGGATAAAACCCGAAAGCAAAAAAGAAATGAATGCTTTTGATTGGACTTGCGGTTCGTCTAGCTGTATAACAACAGGAGCAAGATTTAACTAA
- the def gene encoding peptide deformylase, translating to MAVLKVLVYGDERLRKPSKEVSKISKKITALAKDLVETMYAYDGVGLAAPQVGENIRMFVIDVSPEGAPKKPYVFINPKIIKKSGASSCAEGCLSFPEVYTDVRRYSNVTVKALDLYGKHFVIEAFDGELLSRAIQHEFDHLDGKLFVDHARNRFVADEELIRHNLPPIQLDYLLEEKELEEEIAQNGSQQED from the coding sequence ATGGCAGTTTTAAAAGTTTTAGTGTACGGCGATGAAAGATTAAGAAAGCCATCTAAAGAAGTTTCTAAAATTTCAAAAAAAATTACGGCGCTTGCCAAAGATTTGGTAGAAACAATGTACGCTTATGATGGAGTGGGACTTGCAGCTCCTCAGGTAGGTGAAAATATCAGAATGTTTGTAATTGATGTTTCACCTGAAGGCGCACCCAAAAAACCTTACGTTTTTATAAACCCGAAAATTATTAAAAAATCAGGAGCTTCAAGCTGTGCAGAAGGATGCCTCAGTTTTCCCGAGGTTTATACCGATGTAAGAAGATACAGCAATGTAACGGTTAAAGCCTTGGATTTGTACGGCAAGCATTTTGTGATAGAAGCTTTTGACGGTGAACTTTTATCAAGGGCTATACAGCATGAATTTGACCATTTGGACGGTAAACTGTTTGTAGACCACGCCCGCAACAGATTTGTCGCTGACGAAGAGTTGATTAGACACAATCTTCCGCCTATCCAACTTGATTATTTGCTCGAAGAAAAGGAACTTGAAGAGGAGATTGCTCAAAATGGAAGCCAACAAGAAGATTAA